The window CGTGTCCGGTGCCGTCCAGGGCGTCGCGCCCCAGGTTGTCTCCGACGTGGTCAGCGGCGTGACCGGCGGTTCCGTCGTGTCCGGCGTGACCGGCACTGCGCACTCCGCGCTGCAGAACGTGCTCGGCGGCAACGTCGTGGGCACGGTCACCGGTGTTGTCGGCAACGTGACCGGTGTTGCCGGTGGCGTTGTCGGCGGCGTGCTCCAGGAGGACGCCCTGGGCAACGTCCTGGGTGTCGCCAACGGTGTTGTCGGCACCGCTACCGGTGTCACCGGTGGTGTGCTGAACACGGCAACCGGCGTTGCCGGCGGCGTTGTGAACACCGCAACCGGTGTTGTCGGTGGCGTGACCTCCGGCGACGTCGTGTCCGGTGTCACGGGCTCCGTGAGCGGCACCGTCGAGAGCGTCCCGGCCACGGTGGCCGACGTGATCCGCAACGTGCCGAACATCCTGGCCGGCGTGACCGCCCCCGTCGCCGGCCTCACGGCCAACCTGCCGGGTGTGCTCGGTGGCGTCGGCGGTCTCGTCGACGGCGTCGTCTCGTCCGTCCCCGGCGTGGTCGCGGGCGTTCCGGGCATCGTCGCCACGGTCACCACCCCGGTCGCCGGTGCGGTCGAGACCGTCGTGGGCGACGTCGTCATCGACGGCGTCGTCAGCCCGGTCACCTCGGACATCGTCCCCGGCACCGTCAGCTCCGTGACGGGCTCCGTCGTCCCCGGTGTGGTCTCGACCGTGGGCAACGTGACGGGCTCCGTCGTCCCGGGTGTCGTCGGCACCGTGACCGGTGACGTCGTGCCGGGCGTCGTGAACGGCGTTGCCAAGCCGATCGTCGAGGACGTCGTGGTGGACGGCGTCGTCGGCGGTGTCGTCAAGGACAACGTGGTCGACAACGTGGTGAAGCCGGTCGTGCAGGACACCGTCGTGGACGGCGTCGTGAAGCCGGTCGTGCAGGACGTCGTCGTGGACGGCGTGGTCAAGCCGGTCGTGCAGGACACCGTCGTGGACGGCGTCGTCAAGCCGGTCGTGCAGACCGTGGGCAGCACCGTCAACGGCGTCACCGGCGGCGTCCTCGGTGGCGTCACGGGTGCCGTGGACGGCCTGACCGGTGGTGCCGTGAGCGGCCTCACCGGTGGTCTGCTGGGTGGTCTTTCCTGACCTGATTTCCGGGAGGACCCCAGCCTCTTCGGTCTTGACGTAGCAGGGTGGAGCGCCATTGGCGCTCCACCCTGTTTACGTTTTCCGGCGCTTTTCAAAGGTTCCATTCTTGTGTCCGTTGTTATCGAATCGTTACCATACGAGCAGGTTTTTCCGATCTACCCCTTTTTCTGCCTATTCTGATCCGGTAACGTCGTCGCGTCCCGAGTGACGGACCGTTGTAGCCGACCAGCTGGAGCAGCCCCCATGAAGCACGCCGCCATCAAGCCTTCGTCCGCCGCCAAGACCACGGCCGCCCGTGTCGTGGCGACGATCGCGCTCGCGACCGCTGCGACGGCTGTCGCCAGCCCGGCGATGGCCAACGACAACGGGGGCCGCGGCGGGTGCGACGACAGCTCTGCCGACTACGACGGCGGGCGCGACGGCAGGTACGGCTCCGCTCAGGCCCCGCAGTCGTACGAGCCCACCAGCTACTCCGAGCCGAACTACGACGTGCCGCGCTACGAGTCCCAGCAGTCGGACGACGGCGACCAGGCCGCCTCCGACTGGGACGAGCAGGACAGCGAGCAGGTGCGCGAGGCCCTCCAGGAGTACGTGGACGAGGCGAACGAGTCCGCTCCCGCTCCCGCGCCGCAGCCCGAGGTTGTCGAGGCCGTGACGCCGAAGGCTCCCGCACCCGCGGAGAAGCCGGCCCCGCCCCGGAGACGAACGCTCCGGTCGAGCAGGCCGCGCCCGAGGAGACCGCCGCGTCGGAGCCGCCGCTGGCCGTGCAGGCACCGGGCCAGCAGTGGGAGGGCACGCCGACGGCGGCCGACACCGCCGGGGCAGAGTTCACCGCCTACGTCCCGTCGGAGGCCATCAGCCAGGAGGCCTCCGCGCTCACCGAGGCCACGCTGGACGCCCCGGTCAAGCTCGCCACGACGGGGGCCGAGGCGGCCGCCCTCACCGCCGGGGCCGGTGCCCTGGTGATCGGTGGCGCGGGATCGCTGCTGGCCGCTCGGCGCGGCCGCGCCCGCGCCTACGTCACACCCCACACGTACCGACCCTGACGCCGCGGCGAGGATCCGACTAGGGGCTGCCCGGAAACATCACGGGCCCGACAGATCTGTGTCCATGTGCGCGGATACACTCGCCGCATGGCCAAGAATCCCTCCTCCGACTTCGTGCTCCGGCCCTTCGAAGGTCTCCCCGGGGAGACCGACTGGGTGGCGATGCGCGAGATCGTCCCGTCGGCTACCGCGACGGCTCGTACCACCGCCGAGTACGGCTCCCGCGACGTGACCGTGGTGACGCTCCTGCCGGGCGCCTGGACCGCTCTCCACCGCGCTGACGGCACGGTCCTGCTGGCCGTGCAGGGCATCGTCGGGTCGGGTGACGTGAGCCGCGACCTCGCCGCCGCGCTCCTGGAGGCGCTGGAGCTCGAGCCGGGCACGGCCGTCGAGTCCGGTGAGCTGCCGGGTGAGGGCCCGCGCCTGCAGGACGTGCTCGACCCGAGCGTCCCGTTCGAGGTCACTGTGCACGACTCGTTCGACTACTGGCTCGACCCGAGCGCCGAGGTCACGCCCGAGCTCAAGGAGAACCTGGAGGATGCGGCCGACGGCGCCATCCCCACGGTCAAGGTGTCGTCCGTCGATTCGGCCTACTGGTGCAGCATGACGCGCGAGTTCATG is drawn from Promicromonospora sp. Populi and contains these coding sequences:
- a CDS encoding DUF5926 family protein, yielding MAKNPSSDFVLRPFEGLPGETDWVAMREIVPSATATARTTAEYGSRDVTVVTLLPGAWTALHRADGTVLLAVQGIVGSGDVSRDLAAALLEALELEPGTAVESGELPGEGPRLQDVLDPSVPFEVTVHDSFDYWLDPSAEVTPELKENLEDAADGAIPTVKVSSVDSAYWCSMTREFMRWARPEPEDDVIDAISRLHAKRESGLAGGKFVGAFRASGLVVPVWELPKGTEAADLEGPAKELGEKLAKALSTREPLDANERRARAGIVSRQVTLR